Proteins co-encoded in one Nonlabens agnitus genomic window:
- a CDS encoding YqaE/Pmp3 family membrane protein gives MSLLTIILNIFIPPLGVGLAKGFGKDFIINLILTLIFFIPGVIHAFIVTSR, from the coding sequence ATGAGTTTACTAACCATCATCTTGAATATTTTTATTCCGCCCCTAGGTGTAGGCCTAGCTAAAGGATTCGGTAAGGATTTTATTATCAATTTAATCTTGACCCTTATATTCTTTATACCAGGAGTGATCCACGCATTTATCGTGACCTCACGATAA
- a CDS encoding SIR2 family NAD-dependent protein deacylase, giving the protein MKKIIILSGAGVSAESGIATFRDADGLWEGHDVMEVASPQGFENNPTLVLDFYNQRRAQLHTVEPNEAHYCIAALERNYEVHVITQNVDDLHERAGSTNVLHLHGELLKARSTSNPNYIVDWTDDITVADSCPEGSQMRPHIVWFGEEVPAMETAIELTAQADAVIIVGTSLQVYPAAGLMHYAPQETPIYLIDPRPNLKSNGNLTVIEENASTGVRKACDMIHLSLTNT; this is encoded by the coding sequence ATGAAGAAAATCATCATCTTATCTGGCGCAGGTGTCAGTGCAGAAAGTGGTATCGCCACCTTTAGGGATGCTGATGGACTGTGGGAAGGACACGACGTGATGGAAGTCGCATCGCCACAAGGTTTTGAGAACAATCCTACCTTAGTCCTGGATTTCTACAACCAGCGTAGAGCCCAACTTCATACGGTCGAGCCTAATGAGGCTCACTATTGCATTGCGGCACTCGAGCGCAATTATGAAGTACACGTAATCACGCAAAATGTGGATGACCTTCATGAACGTGCTGGATCCACCAATGTACTGCATTTGCATGGCGAGCTGCTCAAGGCGCGCAGCACCTCAAATCCCAACTACATTGTGGACTGGACGGACGATATCACCGTGGCAGATTCCTGTCCAGAAGGTTCCCAAATGAGGCCACATATCGTGTGGTTTGGCGAGGAAGTTCCCGCTATGGAAACCGCGATCGAACTCACGGCGCAGGCCGATGCGGTAATCATTGTAGGCACGTCCCTACAGGTATATCCTGCGGCAGGTTTAATGCACTATGCACCACAAGAAACACCTATCTATTTGATAGATCCACGACCTAATCTTAAAAGTAATGGTAACTTAACCGTGATAGAAGAAAATGCAAGCACTGGTGTACGCAAGGCTTGTGACATGATTCACCTATCTCTAACTAACACATGA
- a CDS encoding thioredoxin family protein, which translates to MKYFLITFCSLFMLNAATAQDFIADADMSTTVMKADDEMKVLYFTASWCGPCRMMKPGIEKMASDPKAVATIYKMDIDQNITDDILNIAGVPTFVFLKNGTVLGQHTGAMADADLKTLFAKHAIMKPTKELLAYQPVPSDLKVIAGAHPKLTKTNLQTLWHSDANLNKMAWSIHNNLTDIKDLQAGLVLVNRSFEIKPSSSTLFLKTSYLKKLGAKKEALATAQKARKMMVANGEYTGTLDNLVKEIKG; encoded by the coding sequence ATGAAATACTTTCTTATCACTTTTTGTTCACTTTTTATGCTGAATGCGGCTACAGCGCAAGATTTTATTGCAGATGCTGATATGTCAACGACCGTAATGAAAGCCGACGATGAGATGAAAGTACTTTATTTTACGGCAAGCTGGTGCGGTCCTTGCCGCATGATGAAACCTGGCATTGAAAAAATGGCCAGCGATCCCAAAGCTGTGGCTACTATTTATAAAATGGACATTGACCAGAATATTACCGATGATATTCTCAACATCGCTGGCGTGCCTACTTTCGTATTTTTAAAAAACGGTACGGTGCTGGGACAGCACACCGGCGCGATGGCAGATGCAGACCTGAAAACGCTTTTTGCAAAGCACGCCATCATGAAACCTACCAAGGAGCTCCTAGCCTATCAACCGGTACCTAGCGACTTGAAGGTGATCGCTGGTGCTCATCCCAAACTGACCAAGACCAATCTACAAACCTTATGGCATAGCGATGCCAACTTGAATAAAATGGCGTGGTCCATCCACAACAATCTGACAGATATTAAGGATCTTCAAGCAGGATTGGTACTGGTAAATAGATCCTTTGAAATCAAACCATCTAGTAGTACCTTGTTTTTAAAAACAAGCTATCTAAAGAAATTGGGAGCCAAAAAAGAAGCACTCGCCACTGCACAGAAAGCTAGAAAAATGATGGTTGCCAACGGTGAATACACAGGTACTCTCGATAACCTAGTAAAGGAAATTAAAGGTTAG
- a CDS encoding magnesium chelatase, with product MNIENIKTLGELKNSGWKSKSIKDELRDNLKENIKSGKDSFTGIHGYENSVIPELERAILSKHNINLLGLRGQAKTRLARLMTGLLDEYIPFVSDSEIHDDPLAPLSRTAQQIIEEHGDNTPISWLHRDDRFYEKLATPDVTVADLIGDIDPIKAANLKLSYADDRVIHYGMIPRANRCIFVINELPDLQARIQVALFNILQEGDIQIRGFKLRLALDMQFVFTANPEDYTNRGSIVTPLKDRIGSQILTHYPESIEIAKTITQQEARNDDRIKETVYVPELAKDLLEQISFSARESEYVDEKSGVSARMSITAYENLLSTAERRSLMNGDDRTVIRLSDFAGVIPSITGKIELVYEGEQEGAAFVANELIGDAIKTLFPSYFPELKKLKKPDEETPYDKLVEWFFNNDALELLDELNDSDYRALIDQVTPLEDLVQKHQPETSKEDRYFLKEFILWALVEFDKLSKKRFTEGYQFNDLYSDFVKGI from the coding sequence ATGAACATAGAAAATATAAAGACATTAGGCGAACTCAAAAACTCTGGATGGAAATCAAAATCCATCAAAGACGAGTTGAGAGATAATCTTAAAGAGAATATCAAAAGCGGTAAAGATTCTTTTACAGGAATTCATGGTTATGAGAATAGCGTGATACCAGAATTAGAACGCGCCATTTTGTCTAAACACAACATCAATCTTTTAGGCTTACGTGGACAGGCAAAAACACGACTTGCAAGACTGATGACTGGTTTGTTGGATGAGTATATACCATTTGTTTCTGATAGTGAGATTCACGATGATCCACTGGCACCGTTGTCTAGAACTGCGCAACAGATCATTGAGGAACATGGAGATAACACTCCTATATCTTGGTTACATCGCGATGATCGTTTTTATGAAAAACTAGCCACGCCAGACGTTACGGTAGCAGACTTGATAGGAGATATTGATCCCATCAAAGCAGCTAACCTCAAATTGAGTTATGCCGATGATCGCGTGATTCACTACGGTATGATTCCGCGAGCGAATCGCTGTATTTTTGTCATCAACGAGCTTCCAGATTTACAGGCCAGAATTCAAGTGGCGCTTTTCAACATTTTACAGGAAGGTGATATCCAAATTAGAGGTTTCAAACTAAGACTAGCACTGGATATGCAGTTTGTTTTTACTGCCAATCCAGAAGATTATACTAACCGCGGTAGCATTGTGACGCCATTAAAGGATAGAATAGGTTCACAAATCCTAACTCACTATCCAGAGAGCATCGAGATTGCCAAAACGATTACCCAACAGGAAGCCCGTAACGATGATCGCATCAAGGAAACCGTTTATGTTCCGGAACTGGCTAAAGACCTACTCGAGCAAATCAGTTTTTCCGCACGTGAATCAGAATATGTAGATGAAAAGAGCGGCGTGAGTGCTCGTATGAGCATCACAGCTTATGAAAATCTATTAAGTACTGCAGAGCGTCGTTCCCTTATGAATGGTGATGATAGGACTGTGATACGTCTATCTGATTTTGCTGGAGTGATTCCTTCCATCACTGGAAAGATTGAACTGGTTTATGAAGGTGAGCAAGAAGGTGCTGCTTTTGTCGCAAACGAATTAATCGGTGATGCTATCAAGACTTTGTTCCCATCTTATTTCCCAGAGCTCAAAAAACTCAAGAAGCCAGATGAAGAAACACCATACGATAAGCTGGTAGAATGGTTCTTTAATAATGATGCTTTGGAACTATTGGATGAACTCAATGATTCTGATTATAGAGCACTGATTGATCAGGTAACGCCACTGGAAGATCTGGTGCAAAAACACCAGCCAGAAACCAGTAAAGAAGATCGTTATTTTTTAAAGGAGTTTATTCTTTGGGCGCTTGTGGAATTTGACAAGCTCAGTAAAAAACGATTTACGGAAGGCTATCAATTCAATGACCTTTATAGTGATTTTGTAAAAGGCATTTAA
- a CDS encoding inorganic diphosphatase produces the protein MKMNPWHDVSYGENAPETVTGIIEIPKNTRAKYELDKESGMLILDRVIYSSMYYPTNYGFIPRTYCDDQDPLDILVLSQIEIVPMCLVEAKVIGVMQMMDGGEMDDKIIAVAANDMSVAHFNDVSELPEYWKKEMRNFFEDYKKLENKTVDVEDFQGREKAMKIVQQAIVDYEKKFGK, from the coding sequence ATGAAAATGAATCCGTGGCATGATGTAAGTTATGGCGAGAATGCTCCAGAAACGGTAACTGGAATTATTGAAATACCAAAGAATACGAGAGCTAAATACGAGCTGGACAAGGAATCTGGAATGTTGATCCTGGATCGCGTGATCTACTCGTCCATGTATTATCCAACCAATTACGGTTTTATACCACGCACTTATTGTGATGACCAGGATCCACTGGATATCCTGGTGCTATCACAAATTGAGATTGTTCCCATGTGTCTGGTTGAGGCAAAAGTCATAGGCGTTATGCAGATGATGGATGGCGGCGAGATGGATGACAAAATTATAGCCGTTGCAGCTAACGACATGAGTGTCGCGCACTTCAATGACGTGTCAGAACTGCCAGAATACTGGAAAAAGGAAATGCGCAATTTCTTTGAAGACTACAAAAAGCTAGAGAACAAAACGGTGGATGTAGAAGATTTCCAGGGACGCGAGAAGGCCATGAAAATTGTACAACAGGCCATCGTGGATTATGAGAAAAAATTCGGCAAGTAA
- a CDS encoding DUF4159 domain-containing protein encodes MRTFCFTLLISTLGISTLFAQEVAVLKYDGGGDWYSNPTALPNLVSYCNKNLGTTFSNDVKTVEAQSIDIFQYPFIHMTGHGNVVFSQEQIENLRNYLLSGGFLHIDDNYGMKPYLEKELVRLFPDKQLTELSANHPIFSSYKNFPQGLPKIHEHDGNRPQAMGIFHENRLVLLFTFESDLGDGWESPEVHNDPEEVRQKALDMGANIIKYVFTN; translated from the coding sequence ATGAGAACGTTTTGCTTTACTTTATTAATCTCAACACTAGGGATTAGCACTTTATTTGCTCAAGAAGTCGCGGTGCTTAAATATGATGGTGGTGGTGATTGGTATTCTAATCCTACTGCATTACCTAACCTGGTATCCTATTGTAATAAAAACTTAGGAACTACTTTCTCTAATGATGTTAAAACAGTTGAAGCGCAAAGTATTGATATTTTTCAATATCCTTTTATTCACATGACTGGGCATGGTAATGTGGTCTTCAGTCAAGAGCAGATTGAAAATTTGAGGAATTACCTTTTGAGCGGTGGATTTCTACATATTGATGATAATTATGGGATGAAACCCTATCTTGAAAAGGAGTTAGTTCGATTGTTTCCTGACAAGCAATTGACCGAGCTTTCTGCTAACCATCCAATTTTTAGTAGTTATAAAAATTTCCCACAGGGTTTGCCTAAGATTCATGAACACGATGGAAACCGCCCACAGGCGATGGGAATATTTCATGAAAATAGGTTAGTTCTTTTATTTACTTTTGAGAGCGATTTAGGTGACGGTTGGGAAAGTCCAGAAGTCCACAACGATCCAGAAGAAGTGAGACAAAAAGCGCTCGACATGGGTGCCAACATCATCAAGTACGTATTTACTAACTAA
- a CDS encoding vWA domain-containing protein — MTRQERSGFKFEFYDPKELDPFDKLFDIFKELITHTSGDFDEAIDWLRELDKEYKLTTPEYTIDDFIEDLKERGYIREEFDPNAGGDGEGDEEGSGPGKYSITAKTEQLLRKHALNQIFGNMRKGNTGNHKTDKLGSGDEHTGDFREYRFGDGLDRISMTESLRNAQINHGMDDFYLSESDLIVEDTQFKAQMSTVLMIDISHSMILYGEDRITPAKKVAMALAELITTRYPKDTLDIIVFGNDAWPIKIADLPYLKVGPYHTNTVAGLQLAMDILRRKRNTNKQIFMITDGKPSCLRLKDGRYYKNSNGLDEYIVEKCYTMAAQARRLHIPITTFMIANDPYLQRFIDEFTEANQGKAFFTGLQGLGEMIFHDYEANRRKRLK, encoded by the coding sequence ATGACGAGACAGGAACGCAGCGGCTTTAAGTTTGAATTCTACGATCCCAAAGAGTTGGATCCATTTGATAAGTTGTTTGATATTTTCAAAGAGCTGATCACGCATACTTCAGGAGATTTTGACGAGGCCATTGACTGGTTGCGCGAGCTGGATAAGGAATACAAGCTCACTACGCCAGAATATACCATCGACGATTTTATAGAAGATCTTAAAGAACGTGGCTATATAAGAGAAGAATTTGATCCCAACGCTGGTGGCGATGGAGAAGGAGACGAGGAAGGCAGTGGACCGGGAAAATACTCGATCACGGCCAAAACGGAGCAACTGCTGCGCAAACATGCCTTGAATCAGATTTTTGGGAACATGCGCAAGGGAAATACTGGTAACCACAAGACCGATAAATTAGGATCTGGTGATGAACATACCGGTGATTTTAGAGAATATCGATTTGGCGATGGTCTGGATCGCATTTCCATGACCGAGAGTTTGCGCAACGCGCAGATCAATCATGGGATGGACGATTTCTATCTTTCAGAAAGTGATTTGATTGTTGAGGACACGCAATTCAAAGCACAAATGAGTACGGTGTTGATGATTGATATCTCACACTCCATGATTCTTTATGGAGAAGACCGCATCACACCTGCAAAAAAAGTAGCCATGGCGCTGGCCGAATTGATTACCACACGTTATCCCAAGGACACGCTGGATATCATCGTTTTTGGTAACGATGCCTGGCCCATCAAAATAGCCGATTTACCTTATTTAAAAGTTGGACCTTACCACACCAATACAGTAGCTGGTTTACAACTGGCCATGGACATTTTGCGCCGCAAGAGAAATACCAATAAGCAGATCTTTATGATCACTGATGGTAAACCCAGTTGCCTGCGATTGAAAGATGGTCGTTATTATAAAAACTCCAATGGGTTGGATGAATATATTGTGGAAAAATGCTACACGATGGCCGCACAGGCAAGACGTTTGCATATTCCCATTACCACTTTTATGATTGCTAATGATCCTTATTTGCAACGTTTCATTGATGAATTCACTGAGGCTAATCAAGGAAAGGCATTTTTCACTGGCCTCCAAGGGTTAGGAGAAATGATCTTTCATGATTATGAGGCCAATAGGAGAAAGAGATTGAAATAG
- the purB gene encoding adenylosuccinate lyase, with amino-acid sequence MSLQAISPIDGRYHTKVAALSDYFSEAALIKYRVLIEVEYFIALSESGIAQLQPFKEETKSLLRDLYRNFTEEDAQEIKFIEKTTNHDVKAVEYFLKKKFDLMDLVAHKEFIHFGLTSQDINNTAIPLSIKEAVQEVYLPELEALISQMEVLVNEWKDIPLLARTHGQPASPTRLGKEFDVFVVRLKEQLSTLKNIPNAAKFGGATGNYNAHHVAFPQVDWKAFGSDFVENRLGLKHSFPTTQIEHYDFMASLFDAMKRINTILIDLDRDIWTYISMDYFKQKIKAGEIGSSAMPHKVNPIDFENSEGNLGLANAIFEHLSAKLPVSRLQRDLTDSTVLRNVGVPIAHTIIAFKATAKGLDKLLLNSDKIAQDLDNNWAVVAEAVQTILRREAYPNPYEALKQLTRTNEKITATSMAQFIEGLDVSESIKEELRVITPSSFTGIKP; translated from the coding sequence ATGTCCTTACAAGCTATTTCACCCATTGATGGTCGTTATCATACTAAAGTCGCAGCGCTGTCAGACTACTTTTCAGAAGCGGCACTTATCAAGTATAGAGTGCTTATTGAGGTTGAATATTTTATCGCTTTAAGCGAAAGCGGAATCGCCCAACTGCAACCGTTCAAGGAAGAAACTAAGTCACTACTACGCGATCTTTATCGCAACTTCACGGAAGAGGATGCGCAGGAAATCAAGTTCATAGAAAAGACGACCAACCACGATGTCAAGGCGGTTGAATACTTCTTAAAAAAGAAATTTGACCTCATGGATCTGGTGGCTCACAAGGAGTTTATCCACTTTGGACTTACCTCTCAGGACATCAACAATACCGCTATACCTCTATCTATTAAAGAAGCAGTTCAAGAAGTTTACCTTCCAGAACTGGAAGCTCTTATTTCTCAAATGGAAGTCCTTGTAAATGAATGGAAGGACATACCATTGCTGGCGCGTACTCATGGACAACCTGCATCACCTACACGATTAGGAAAAGAGTTTGACGTATTTGTCGTCAGATTAAAAGAGCAATTATCCACGCTTAAGAATATTCCCAATGCAGCAAAATTTGGTGGCGCTACAGGAAATTACAACGCGCATCATGTAGCTTTTCCTCAAGTGGACTGGAAAGCCTTTGGATCTGATTTTGTAGAAAACAGATTAGGACTTAAACATAGTTTTCCCACCACGCAGATTGAGCACTACGACTTTATGGCTTCGCTTTTTGACGCCATGAAACGTATCAACACCATATTGATAGATTTGGATAGGGATATCTGGACCTATATATCCATGGACTATTTCAAGCAAAAAATTAAAGCTGGTGAAATAGGATCCAGTGCCATGCCTCATAAGGTCAATCCTATCGATTTTGAAAACAGTGAAGGTAATTTAGGTCTTGCAAATGCCATTTTTGAACACCTATCGGCAAAGCTTCCTGTATCTAGGTTACAACGTGATCTTACAGATTCTACGGTGTTGCGTAATGTAGGTGTGCCCATTGCGCATACGATCATTGCTTTCAAGGCGACGGCTAAAGGATTGGATAAATTGCTTTTGAATTCTGATAAGATAGCCCAAGATCTTGATAACAACTGGGCCGTTGTCGCAGAAGCTGTTCAGACAATTTTGAGACGCGAGGCCTATCCTAATCCTTATGAGGCATTGAAGCAATTGACAAGGACTAATGAAAAGATTACAGCCACCAGCATGGCTCAATTTATTGAGGGTCTGGATGTAAGTGAATCCATTAAAGAAGAATTAAGAGTCATCACACCTTCTTCATTTACAGGTATTAAACCCTAA
- a CDS encoding adenylosuccinate lyase: protein MNTLKVPILKEQLADLYPYKESRVRLATKFVQEGSIEDLIAYCHPSSPVSHKACWCLEQAYYLFPETCYPHMEKIFSLYTTQVNVSGMRCLLKIGFEVLKSYYGPRDHEVKQLITQEMKEQLVRASFDALINDSGRSANLMYATRSLYLMRNEFDLIPHQLPVFIERLIMDPENKGYRSCGREILTKLSWQKQA from the coding sequence ATGAATACATTGAAAGTACCTATTCTCAAAGAACAATTAGCAGATTTATACCCGTACAAGGAATCACGTGTGCGCCTTGCGACTAAGTTCGTTCAGGAAGGTTCCATTGAGGATCTTATTGCCTATTGTCATCCTTCATCGCCCGTTTCCCACAAGGCGTGCTGGTGTCTGGAACAGGCTTACTATCTTTTTCCTGAAACCTGTTATCCACACATGGAGAAGATATTTAGTCTTTACACCACTCAAGTCAATGTGAGTGGTATGAGATGTTTGCTTAAAATAGGTTTTGAAGTTCTTAAGTCCTATTATGGGCCACGTGATCACGAGGTAAAACAATTGATCACTCAGGAAATGAAAGAACAATTAGTTAGAGCATCTTTTGACGCGTTGATCAATGATAGCGGTAGGTCTGCAAACTTGATGTATGCCACGAGAAGCCTGTATCTCATGCGCAATGAGTTTGATTTAATCCCACATCAACTACCCGTTTTTATTGAGCGGCTCATCATGGATCCAGAAAATAAAGGCTATCGCAGTTGCGGTCGTGAGATCCTTACTAAATTAAGCTGGCAAAAACAGGCTTAA
- a CDS encoding AI-2E family transporter, protein MGTRATSRAIAFGLLRALLIIAGVFLLAWFLWEIQSVLFYIGFAAVLSLVGRPIVLFLRDRLNFPNTLAVIVTLIILFSVIVGAILMIIPVIAEQGENISKIDIEEVKDNLEILNTQISDYFGISKVNVLERIQNLEFVRENLTMDLIPQFVNGLFGTLGSLLIGLFSILFISFFLLKDSRLLLEGVLVFSKKGNEGQFLRAFTKIKQLLSRYFIGLIFQILIIFVLYGILLLSLGTENALIIAFFCALLNLIPYLGPAIGYFLMSAFVISDNLGANFTEIILPQLIVVSIGYGIIQMIDNFLNQPLIFGKSVKSHPLEIFIIILIAGLLFGIIGLVLAIPTYTAIKVISKEFLSEYKIVKKLTQNL, encoded by the coding sequence ATGGGTACAAGAGCTACCTCGCGAGCCATCGCTTTTGGATTACTAAGAGCACTACTTATTATTGCTGGTGTATTCCTTCTCGCTTGGTTTCTTTGGGAAATCCAGTCGGTATTGTTCTACATAGGTTTTGCTGCGGTGCTATCTCTAGTTGGACGACCTATTGTTCTATTCTTGAGAGACAGACTCAATTTTCCCAACACTCTGGCCGTTATCGTTACTTTAATTATTTTATTTTCAGTCATCGTCGGTGCGATACTGATGATCATTCCCGTAATCGCAGAGCAAGGCGAGAATATTTCCAAAATTGATATCGAAGAAGTCAAAGACAATCTAGAGATACTCAACACGCAAATCAGCGATTATTTTGGAATCAGTAAGGTGAACGTGCTGGAGCGCATTCAAAACCTTGAATTTGTACGGGAAAACCTGACCATGGACTTGATACCGCAGTTTGTCAATGGTTTGTTTGGTACTTTGGGAAGCTTGTTAATTGGATTATTCTCCATTCTATTTATTTCCTTCTTCCTCTTGAAAGACAGTCGATTACTTCTAGAAGGAGTTTTGGTATTCTCTAAAAAAGGTAATGAAGGCCAGTTTTTAAGAGCTTTTACTAAAATCAAGCAACTGCTCTCTAGGTACTTCATAGGACTAATTTTCCAAATCCTGATCATTTTTGTTCTCTATGGAATTTTGCTCTTGTCATTAGGTACTGAGAATGCGTTGATCATCGCCTTTTTCTGTGCGCTGCTCAATTTGATTCCTTATCTAGGGCCAGCCATAGGCTACTTTTTAATGAGTGCATTTGTCATAAGTGATAACCTTGGGGCCAACTTTACCGAAATCATTCTACCGCAACTTATTGTGGTGAGCATAGGTTACGGTATTATTCAGATGATCGATAATTTCTTGAACCAGCCTTTAATCTTTGGAAAATCTGTGAAATCGCATCCATTAGAAATTTTTATCATCATTTTGATTGCTGGATTACTGTTTGGGATCATAGGACTAGTACTTGCCATACCTACCTACACGGCGATCAAGGTCATTTCCAAGGAGTTTTTGAGCGAGTATAAAATCGTTAAGAAGCTAACGCAAAATCTGTAA
- the mazG gene encoding nucleoside triphosphate pyrophosphohydrolase, with the protein MNNRKEQLEALDRLLTIMDELREGCPWDRKQTLQSLRHLTIEETYELGDAILDNDIEEIPKELGDLLLHIVFYSKIGSETNDFDIATVAHGICDKLVSRHPHIYGDVEVANEEEVKQNWEALKLKEGKKSVLEGVPKSLPALVKSSRIQDKVAGVGFDWERPEQVKEKLEEELQELQEEVDNGNKDAIEAEFGDVLFSLVNYGKHLGVNPEDALERTNKKFIKRFQYLESKAGELGKNLSDMTLAEMDIFWNEAKKLG; encoded by the coding sequence ATGAATAACCGAAAAGAACAACTGGAAGCGCTTGACCGATTGCTTACTATCATGGATGAGTTGCGGGAAGGATGTCCATGGGACCGTAAGCAGACCTTGCAATCCCTTCGACATCTTACCATTGAAGAAACCTATGAGCTGGGCGATGCGATACTGGATAATGATATAGAAGAGATCCCTAAGGAGTTGGGTGATTTGTTGCTACACATTGTTTTTTACTCCAAAATAGGCTCTGAAACTAACGATTTTGATATTGCCACCGTGGCTCATGGGATATGCGATAAGCTGGTATCAAGGCATCCACATATCTATGGCGATGTTGAGGTAGCCAATGAAGAAGAGGTCAAGCAAAACTGGGAAGCGCTCAAGCTTAAAGAAGGTAAAAAAAGTGTGTTGGAAGGTGTGCCTAAAAGTTTGCCGGCATTGGTAAAAAGTTCGCGAATTCAAGACAAGGTTGCTGGTGTAGGCTTTGACTGGGAACGACCAGAGCAGGTCAAGGAAAAGCTGGAAGAGGAACTGCAAGAACTTCAAGAAGAGGTAGACAACGGCAACAAGGATGCTATTGAAGCAGAATTTGGCGATGTGCTATTCTCCTTAGTCAATTATGGCAAGCATCTAGGAGTCAATCCAGAGGACGCGCTGGAGCGCACCAATAAAAAATTTATCAAACGCTTTCAATATCTGGAGTCTAAAGCAGGTGAACTGGGAAAAAACTTGAGCGACATGACTCTTGCCGAAATGGATATTTTCTGGAATGAGGCTAAAAAGCTAGGATAA
- a CDS encoding THUMP-like domain-containing protein → MNHQLLQPQVRAYLLQHLHENAAVFLLRSHPFQIDNKELAQQLIGLQKAHYKFPVLFENDQVIYPPKVNLEQTSSWETAVYKGSIIKGDSMIDLTGGMGIDDIAFAKAYSTTIHIELDPTLQQIANHNFKALNSGIESHQGNGISFLTSTEETFDLIYLDPSRKTAATNKAVLLADYEPDVTKYQDLLFEKGATIMMKTSPMLDITAGMRQLAHVSQIHIVAVKNEVKELLWILNRNSTQTQVTAVNLATDQPDFKYTLDQDAPIQMAELQKYLYEPNAAIMKSQAFGELSAQFQVSKIDQDAHLFTHDEIIKFPGRSFEVLSVQDYKPKAIKRQFGKGAHAVVTRNFRESVKKIRTIFNFTEHETNYLFFTSIAGRGPVVIEAIKI, encoded by the coding sequence ATGAATCATCAATTGTTGCAACCGCAGGTGAGAGCCTATCTGCTGCAGCATTTGCATGAGAATGCAGCGGTCTTTTTGTTGCGCTCACATCCTTTTCAGATCGATAATAAAGAGTTGGCGCAACAGCTCATCGGCCTTCAAAAAGCCCATTATAAATTCCCGGTTCTTTTTGAAAATGACCAGGTGATTTATCCGCCTAAGGTAAATCTTGAGCAAACCAGTAGTTGGGAAACAGCGGTCTATAAAGGCAGCATTATCAAGGGTGATAGCATGATTGATCTCACTGGCGGCATGGGAATAGATGATATCGCTTTCGCGAAAGCGTACTCCACAACCATCCACATAGAACTCGATCCAACACTTCAACAAATAGCCAACCATAATTTTAAAGCTCTAAATTCAGGAATTGAAAGCCACCAAGGAAATGGGATTTCTTTCCTCACATCTACAGAGGAAACATTTGACCTCATCTACCTGGATCCCAGCAGAAAAACGGCTGCTACCAACAAGGCGGTTTTATTGGCAGACTATGAACCAGATGTTACAAAGTATCAAGATTTGTTGTTTGAAAAAGGAGCCACTATCATGATGAAAACCTCGCCCATGCTGGATATCACTGCTGGGATGAGACAACTTGCACATGTATCTCAGATCCACATTGTAGCGGTAAAAAACGAGGTGAAGGAATTGCTCTGGATCTTGAATAGAAACAGCACGCAGACTCAAGTGACGGCAGTCAACCTAGCGACTGACCAACCTGATTTTAAATACACGCTAGATCAAGATGCACCTATTCAAATGGCAGAATTACAAAAGTATCTGTATGAACCCAATGCTGCGATAATGAAGTCGCAAGCTTTTGGTGAATTGAGCGCTCAATTTCAGGTTTCAAAAATTGATCAGGATGCGCATTTGTTTACGCATGACGAAATAATAAAATTTCCAGGGCGATCTTTTGAAGTTTTGAGCGTGCAGGACTACAAGCCTAAGGCGATCAAACGTCAATTTGGTAAAGGTGCGCATGCTGTTGTGACGAGAAACTTTCGCGAAAGCGTAAAAAAAATACGCACTATATTTAATTTTACAGAACACGAGACCAACTACCTTTTTTTTACCAGTATCGCTGGTCGCGGTCCTGTGGTCATAGAAGCTATTAAGATCTAG